The genomic interval TTTTGGGTTGTCTTTCTGTTCATGTAAATTCAATTATAAAAAATAAAATATTTTGGAAAAAAATCGTAGAAATTTAATAAAATTATTATCAATTGGTACAATTTTTCCTACTCAGATAGCAAGTACTTTTGCATCAATATTAGAATCTGTTGATATTAATCCGAATCAAAAACTATCTAATAACTTGATAACAAGTCTTAAAGACACTAAAATAGAAGAGTTGTATAAAAAAGCAATGATTATTGATGGACTTATTATTCCGAAAGGATGGAATAAAGATTCTTTTGATGCTTTAGCAAAAACGGGATACTCTGGTTTTGGTACCTCTTTACTTTCTGGAAATTTAAAATCAGCTTTAAAAAATATAAAAGAATGGGATAATCGTATTAAAAACAATTCGGATGTATTAATAAAAGCAACAAGTGCGGCAGATTTTATCCGAGCTAAAAAAGAAAATAAAACAGCTGTTTTATACGGGTTTCAAAATGCTACAATGATGGAGAAATCTATAAAAAACCTCGATACTTTATATGATGCTGGTACACGCTGGATTCAATTAACCTATAATCAAAGAAATTTGTTGGGTGATGGAAGTACAGAACGTACAGATTGTGGATTATCAGACTTTGGAATTGAAGCCATAGAGCGTATGAACGAACTTGGTATTATGATTGATTTATCGCATTGCGGAAAAGAGACAACCAACGACGGAATTAAATTTAGTAAAACCGGAGCATGTTTTAATCATACAATGTGTGAGTCTTTGTATAAAAACCATCCAAGATCTAAAACCGATGCGCAAATAAAAGCCATGGCAGATAAAGGCGGTATTATGGGCGTAATTTGTTTAGGGTATATGATAGGCCCCGAATTAGGTACAAAAACAACCTTAGAAACTTATGTAGATCATATAGATCATGTTGTTAAAATTGCAGGAATAGATCATGTTGGTGTTGCTGCAGATTTTGCAATACAAGGTTTACAGGCAACAGGAGCAACAAGAGAAAACTGGTACGAACCAAGATTAACAAGGTTTAAACCTTCTTATAAAGTACAATGGCCACCTTGGATTCCGGAATTAGATAAGCCAGATCGTTATTTACAAGTAGCTAAGATTTTAGATAAAAGAGG from Polaribacter sejongensis carries:
- a CDS encoding dipeptidase, giving the protein MEKNRRNLIKLLSIGTIFPTQIASTFASILESVDINPNQKLSNNLITSLKDTKIEELYKKAMIIDGLIIPKGWNKDSFDALAKTGYSGFGTSLLSGNLKSALKNIKEWDNRIKNNSDVLIKATSAADFIRAKKENKTAVLYGFQNATMMEKSIKNLDTLYDAGTRWIQLTYNQRNLLGDGSTERTDCGLSDFGIEAIERMNELGIMIDLSHCGKETTNDGIKFSKTGACFNHTMCESLYKNHPRSKTDAQIKAMADKGGIMGVICLGYMIGPELGTKTTLETYVDHIDHVVKIAGIDHVGVAADFAIQGLQATGATRENWYEPRLTRFKPSYKVQWPPWIPELDKPDRYLQVAKILDKRGYSTGDIEKILGLNWLRYFKDTLKS